A window of candidate division TA06 bacterium genomic DNA:
CCCGACTAAGAACCCCTCCCGGGTAAATGGGAAATGGATAAATAGGAAATAGGAACTACAAAATAAATAGGTTATAAAATGCGAGAAATTGTCACCATTGCCTGTGTGCCCTGCAAGCGCCGGAATTACACCACCACCAAGAACAAGCGCAAGCATCCGGACCGGGCCGAGTTCAAGAAATACTGCCGTTTTTGCAAAAAGCATACTGCCCACAAGGAGACCAAGTAATTCCCTTAAAGATTTTGGTATAGGCCAGTAGCTCCAATTGGTAGAGCGCCGGTCTCCAAAACCGGATGCTGGGGGTTCAAGTCCCTCCTGGCCTGCCACTTTGACAGAAAATTTCAGGAGCCGGGGACTGAAAGAATGATAGACCCGGGATCCGGACAAAGGGAATCAATATCTTAAGACGCAGGGCACAGGCATTTTAAAACCCCGGATCAACCGGGTTTAGGAGCAGCAGAGATGTTCAAAAAAATACTACAGTTTTTCATTGACACCAAGGCCGAATTTACCAAGGTCAGCTGGCCCAGCCGCGAGGAGCTTACCCAGTCCACCATGGTGGTGATAGTGGTGTCGCTGGTGGTCACGGTCTTCATTGCCCTGGTGGACCAGGGGCTTACCCGGGTGATCACACTGATCCTGGGTTAATGATTAATAAGGCATAAGCACTAAACATGCGCTGGTACGTAATACATACATACTCCGGCCACGAGAATCGGGTAAAGTCGGCACTGGAGTCTTCGGCCCAAAGGCTGGGACTGCAGGACAAGCTGGGCCGGGTGCTTATACCTACCGAGGAGATAACCGAGATCAAGCACGGCAAGCGAAAAACCAGCGCCAAGCAGCTTTATCCCAGCTATCTGATGGTGGAGATGGACCTGACCGACGATGTCTGGAACGTGGTATCCTCCACCCCCGGTGTCACCAGCTTCCTGGGATCGCGCCGCAAACC
This region includes:
- the rpmG gene encoding 50S ribosomal protein L33, coding for MREIVTIACVPCKRRNYTTTKNKRKHPDRAEFKKYCRFCKKHTAHKETK
- the secE gene encoding preprotein translocase subunit SecE produces the protein MFKKILQFFIDTKAEFTKVSWPSREELTQSTMVVIVVSLVVTVFIALVDQGLTRVITLILG
- the nusG gene encoding transcription termination/antitermination factor NusG; translated protein: MRWYVIHTYSGHENRVKSALESSAQRLGLQDKLGRVLIPTEEITEIKHGKRKTSAKQLYPSYLMVEMDLTDDVWNVVSSTPGVTSFLGSRRKPQAMRSAEAARLLARIDGTKVAGPADIPFHAGDSVKIVDGPFANFTGIINEVDKQHGKVKVMVTIFGRTTPVELDFIQINEI